A stretch of Methanosphaerula palustris E1-9c DNA encodes these proteins:
- a CDS encoding DapH/DapD/GlmU-related protein, translating to MVSRETKRRLFSILVRVFTVFGSVFYDRRYLRGRYFDDSIDGWRWVFRGILWQKILRFNSTIPWPVSPLNTISVPYNITFDLDDINMFNEGGGKYFQNFLGSITIGSGTWIASNVGLITSNHDPTNLDRNLPGKDVSIGSHCWIGMNAVILPGVTLGDYIVVGAGSVVTKSFPEGHLVIAGNPARVIREISQTPEPEEGSPVDHNKDV from the coding sequence ATGGTTTCACGAGAGACGAAACGGCGGCTCTTCTCCATCCTGGTTCGGGTCTTCACAGTTTTTGGATCGGTCTTTTACGACAGACGGTACCTCCGCGGACGGTACTTCGATGACTCGATCGATGGCTGGCGGTGGGTGTTTCGCGGGATCCTCTGGCAGAAGATCCTCCGGTTCAACAGCACCATCCCCTGGCCGGTTTCACCATTGAATACGATCTCGGTGCCCTACAATATCACCTTCGATCTCGATGACATCAATATGTTCAATGAGGGGGGAGGCAAATACTTCCAGAATTTTCTGGGATCGATCACGATTGGGAGCGGGACATGGATCGCTTCGAATGTCGGGCTGATCACTTCGAACCATGATCCCACCAATCTGGACCGGAATCTGCCAGGGAAGGATGTATCGATCGGGTCCCACTGCTGGATCGGTATGAACGCGGTGATTCTGCCCGGGGTGACCCTTGGGGATTATATCGTCGTCGGTGCGGGGAGCGTCGTCACCAAGAGTTTTCCTGAAGGGCATCTGGTGATCGCCGGCAACCCTGCCCGGGTGATCCGAGAGATCTCTCAGACACCGGAACCTGAAGAGGGATCTCCGGTCGATCACAACAAAGATGTCTGA
- a CDS encoding nucleotide sugar dehydrogenase, whose translation MVQKSVTDKTVCVVGLGYVGYPLAEAFSHHLKTIGFDIDARKIGIINETPGNKVQATTDPSHIGEADIIIIAVPTPVTKAKDPDLMPVISAAETIGKHIKKGAIVVLESTVYPGVTEELMAPMIEKMSGFTCGKEFKIGYSPERINPGDEEHILPKITKIVSGMDEETLETLASLYSLVTTVYRAENIRTAEAAKVIENIQRDLNIALMNELSLIFQKMGLDTQAVLEAAGTKWNFHHYRPGLVGGHCIPVDPYYLVYKAEELGYHPQVILAGRAINDFMPKHVAELAIKGMNDAGKVIRDSKVLILGLTYKENVPDTRESPSHEMIKELREFRADVYGYDPLLSEADINQFGVKPLKDLNGFKADCIIINVPHDAFKSLTLEGVEKMSNGTPVVIDVKGMRKQWADPACKVCYTRL comes from the coding sequence ATGGTTCAGAAATCAGTAACTGATAAGACCGTCTGTGTAGTCGGCCTCGGGTATGTGGGCTATCCACTGGCAGAAGCCTTCTCGCATCATCTGAAGACGATTGGATTTGATATCGACGCACGGAAGATCGGGATCATCAACGAGACCCCTGGGAACAAGGTCCAGGCAACCACTGATCCCTCTCATATTGGGGAGGCTGACATCATCATCATTGCCGTGCCGACACCGGTGACCAAGGCCAAGGATCCTGACCTGATGCCGGTGATTTCAGCGGCTGAGACTATTGGGAAACATATCAAGAAGGGTGCCATCGTGGTCCTCGAATCCACGGTCTACCCTGGGGTGACTGAGGAACTCATGGCCCCGATGATCGAGAAGATGTCTGGGTTTACCTGCGGAAAGGAGTTCAAGATCGGGTACTCACCTGAGCGGATCAACCCTGGTGACGAGGAACACATCCTTCCAAAGATCACGAAGATCGTCTCAGGGATGGATGAGGAGACCCTCGAAACACTCGCCTCGCTGTACAGCCTCGTGACCACGGTCTACCGTGCAGAGAACATCCGGACGGCTGAGGCTGCCAAGGTGATCGAAAACATCCAGCGTGACCTGAACATCGCCCTGATGAACGAGCTCTCGCTGATCTTCCAGAAGATGGGTCTCGACACCCAGGCTGTCCTCGAGGCGGCGGGAACCAAGTGGAACTTCCACCATTACCGTCCAGGTCTGGTCGGCGGTCACTGTATTCCGGTCGACCCCTACTACCTCGTCTACAAGGCAGAGGAGCTCGGGTACCACCCTCAGGTGATCCTCGCCGGCCGTGCGATCAACGACTTCATGCCCAAGCATGTCGCAGAACTGGCTATCAAGGGGATGAACGACGCCGGCAAGGTGATCCGGGACTCGAAGGTGCTGATCCTCGGGCTCACCTACAAGGAGAATGTGCCTGACACCCGGGAGAGCCCGTCCCATGAGATGATCAAGGAACTTCGGGAGTTCCGTGCTGATGTCTATGGGTATGATCCACTCCTTTCAGAGGCCGACATCAACCAGTTTGGTGTGAAGCCTCTTAAGGATCTGAACGGGTTCAAGGCTGACTGTATCATCATCAATGTTCCGCATGATGCCTTCAAGTCGCTGACCCTTGAAGGGGTTGAAAAGATGAGCAACGGCACCCCGGTCGTCATCGATGTGAAGGGAATGCGCAAGCAGTGGGCCGATCCAGCCTGCAAGGTTTGCTATACCCGGCTCTAA
- a CDS encoding SDR family oxidoreductase produces MKVVVTGGAGFIGSNLAEELSKKHQVIVLDDLSTGREINLKGLDVEFIKGSITDLSLVNRVFSGVDYVFHEAALPSVQRSVENPVATNEVNIGGTLNVLMAARDQGVKKIMFASSSSVYGDTPTLPKRESMTPAPMSPYAVTKLTGEHYFNVFSSLYGLKMTCLRYFNVFGPRQDPKSQYAAVIPNFITKILNHESPIIHGDGEQTRDFTFIRDVVHANILAMESSSEGIFNIACDRRVSLNVLADQIMEIIGERRELIYDAPRSGDVRDSLADYTLAKEHLNYEPGFTLLQGLEETIQWFRNQ; encoded by the coding sequence ATGAAAGTCGTCGTTACCGGTGGAGCGGGTTTTATCGGCTCGAACCTTGCTGAGGAACTGAGCAAAAAGCATCAGGTGATCGTGCTCGATGATCTCTCAACTGGACGAGAGATAAATCTCAAGGGGCTCGACGTCGAGTTTATAAAAGGGAGCATCACCGATCTTTCCCTGGTGAACCGGGTCTTTTCCGGGGTTGACTATGTCTTTCACGAGGCCGCCCTTCCTTCGGTGCAGCGATCAGTCGAGAATCCGGTCGCGACCAACGAGGTGAACATCGGTGGAACTCTGAACGTGCTGATGGCCGCACGCGACCAGGGGGTCAAGAAGATCATGTTCGCCTCTTCGTCGTCGGTGTACGGAGATACTCCGACGCTGCCCAAGCGCGAGAGTATGACCCCGGCGCCGATGTCTCCGTACGCGGTCACCAAATTGACCGGGGAGCACTATTTCAATGTTTTCTCGTCACTGTACGGGTTGAAGATGACCTGCCTGCGCTACTTCAATGTCTTTGGTCCAAGGCAGGATCCCAAGTCGCAGTACGCTGCGGTGATACCGAACTTTATTACGAAGATCCTGAACCATGAATCTCCGATCATCCATGGTGATGGGGAGCAGACCCGGGATTTCACCTTCATTCGGGACGTGGTTCATGCCAATATCCTTGCGATGGAGTCCTCGAGTGAGGGGATCTTCAATATCGCCTGTGATCGGCGGGTCAGCCTGAATGTGCTGGCCGACCAGATCATGGAGATCATCGGCGAACGCCGCGAACTGATCTATGATGCACCCAGATCCGGGGATGTACGGGATTCTCTGGCAGATTACACCCTGGCCAAAGAGCACCTTAATTATGAACCCGGGTTCACCTTACTACAGGGATTAGAAGAGACGATACAATGGTTCAGAAATCAGTAA
- a CDS encoding DUF5814 domain-containing protein, whose amino-acid sequence MIADKARLIHARKIERVSGCRLSDRAFHGNMLEALNGEVNLDLLDGRTRDQILAFLEDFVRCGCKKSPHCGCPERRFARTLLELREEGLDHRQISQTLAGEYGIEIFPADILSYLEESVHLLEAVTEIAALKGRKALAEKAAVHIEAIER is encoded by the coding sequence GTGATCGCCGATAAAGCACGATTGATTCATGCCCGGAAGATCGAGCGAGTCTCAGGTTGCCGGCTCTCGGATCGGGCCTTTCATGGGAACATGCTTGAAGCCCTGAACGGTGAGGTGAACCTCGACCTGCTGGATGGACGCACCCGTGACCAGATCCTCGCATTCCTCGAGGACTTTGTCCGGTGTGGATGCAAGAAGTCTCCGCATTGCGGCTGTCCTGAACGCAGGTTCGCCCGAACGCTCCTCGAACTCCGCGAGGAGGGGCTCGATCACCGGCAGATCAGCCAGACGCTCGCCGGCGAGTATGGGATCGAGATCTTTCCGGCAGATATCCTCTCATATCTTGAGGAGTCGGTCCATCTGCTTGAGGCCGTCACCGAGATCGCCGCGTTGAAAGGGCGAAAGGCACTGGCTGAGAAGGCCGCTGTCCATATCGAGGCCATCGAGCGGTAG
- a CDS encoding DUF2150 family protein yields MARRAEKGKTKDQEPQKLFYIFYNEERWTNWLTSLNEADFEGDSESEQMPEGLAMLYIFSEDITLSVLKIIKLWQNERFSKEDALDKLTAVEAIVMSPLPEGKLEEFVGPIQLTMLVLFASCRRFMEGAFETDLKVLVKKGKSLPEDQLEDALDCASNIGASVINGATCCSKFVKDDLENPTLFDEWLIEIETMGEAFKSLKKFDEEPGESS; encoded by the coding sequence ATGGCACGGAGAGCGGAGAAAGGGAAGACAAAAGATCAGGAGCCACAGAAACTCTTCTATATCTTCTATAATGAAGAGCGGTGGACCAACTGGCTCACCTCGCTGAACGAGGCAGACTTTGAAGGGGATTCTGAGAGTGAACAGATGCCCGAAGGGCTCGCGATGCTGTACATCTTCAGCGAAGATATCACGCTCTCTGTCTTGAAGATCATAAAACTCTGGCAGAACGAACGGTTCTCCAAGGAGGATGCCCTGGATAAACTCACTGCGGTAGAGGCGATCGTGATGTCACCGCTGCCTGAGGGGAAACTGGAGGAGTTTGTCGGGCCGATCCAGCTGACGATGCTGGTCCTCTTCGCCTCCTGCAGGCGGTTCATGGAAGGGGCGTTCGAGACCGACCTGAAGGTGCTGGTGAAGAAGGGAAAATCACTTCCTGAGGATCAACTCGAAGATGCTCTTGACTGCGCCTCCAATATTGGGGCCTCTGTGATCAATGGGGCAACCTGTTGCAGTAAGTTTGTCAAGGATGACCTTGAGAACCCGACGCTCTTCGATGAGTGGCTGATCGAGATCGAGACGATGGGAGAAGCCTTCAAGTCCTTAAAGAAGTTCGATGAGGAGCCCGGGGAAAGTTCGTGA
- a CDS encoding single stranded DNA-binding domain-containing protein — translation MKIGTINVRVSILVIAVFLILTFLLLYTVGVTGDTHLLIWGFPTLILLLIIPMVLNYMSQSTYVSMIPMYEEEAKSVKINTINENLNGKPIRIEGVVERCYFKFLNRPQYLIADRTGEISVKMFTSPQEDVKAGDVVEVLGQVIRRYVAIGDPVVNAVQIRRLQSPELLERYKKQIPSRKK, via the coding sequence ATGAAGATCGGTACAATCAATGTGAGGGTCTCGATCCTTGTGATCGCTGTCTTTCTGATCCTCACTTTTCTTTTGCTGTATACCGTTGGAGTGACCGGGGATACGCACCTGTTGATCTGGGGTTTCCCGACGTTGATCCTGCTGTTGATCATTCCGATGGTGCTCAACTATATGAGCCAGAGCACCTATGTCTCGATGATCCCGATGTATGAGGAAGAGGCGAAATCGGTCAAGATCAATACGATCAACGAAAATCTGAATGGAAAGCCGATCAGGATCGAAGGCGTTGTCGAACGATGTTACTTCAAGTTCCTGAACCGGCCTCAATACCTGATCGCTGACCGGACCGGCGAGATCTCGGTGAAGATGTTCACCTCTCCCCAGGAGGATGTGAAGGCCGGGGATGTCGTCGAGGTGCTCGGTCAGGTGATCCGGCGATATGTAGCTATCGGAGATCCGGTGGTCAATGCGGTCCAGATCCGCAGACTCCAGAGCCCTGAACTCCTTGAACGGTATAAAAAGCAAATTCCGTCCCGGAAAAAATAA
- a CDS encoding formate/nitrite transporter family protein gives MVFHPPVAIVAKAGDAGKYKVGLPAWNMVLRGFMSGAYIAMGAALATVCSTGIVAGKVATDAGFVNAGFAAPGIGQLILGAVFPVGLIITILCGAELFTGDAMLAPMAAFIHKVSWGNVLNLWLWVYIGNLLGSLVFAYIMAYGPFTTWDAAGTASITAFGTRAIAIATTKVSYVGAAGMWSLFLKAVGCNWLVNLAVLLGICADDLIGKFFGIWFPIMAFVSIGFEHCVANMYFIPAGLFTQSLVPSAASASLTWVTMWTNNIIVATLGNIVGGLLFVGILYWVAFRKEIQALK, from the coding sequence ATGGTTTTTCATCCACCAGTAGCAATTGTTGCGAAGGCAGGGGATGCCGGCAAGTATAAGGTCGGACTGCCAGCATGGAACATGGTGCTCCGTGGCTTTATGTCAGGGGCGTATATTGCAATGGGCGCAGCCCTTGCAACAGTCTGCAGCACCGGCATCGTAGCCGGAAAGGTTGCGACCGATGCGGGATTCGTCAACGCAGGATTTGCAGCTCCAGGTATCGGTCAGTTGATTCTGGGTGCAGTCTTCCCTGTCGGGCTGATCATCACAATCCTGTGCGGTGCAGAACTCTTCACCGGTGATGCAATGCTCGCTCCCATGGCTGCATTCATCCACAAAGTCAGTTGGGGTAATGTTTTGAACCTCTGGCTCTGGGTCTATATCGGCAACCTGCTCGGGTCCCTTGTATTTGCATATATCATGGCTTATGGACCGTTCACAACCTGGGATGCAGCAGGCACTGCCAGCATCACCGCGTTTGGAACCAGAGCGATTGCAATTGCGACCACAAAGGTCAGTTATGTCGGTGCAGCTGGCATGTGGTCTCTCTTCCTCAAAGCAGTTGGATGTAACTGGCTCGTCAACCTGGCAGTCCTGCTCGGGATATGCGCTGACGACCTGATCGGTAAGTTCTTTGGGATCTGGTTCCCGATCATGGCCTTCGTCTCCATCGGGTTCGAGCACTGTGTTGCAAACATGTACTTCATCCCGGCAGGTCTCTTCACACAGAGCCTCGTTCCCTCTGCAGCCTCGGCATCACTGACCTGGGTCACGATGTGGACCAACAACATCATTGTAGCCACCCTCGGAAATATCGTCGGCGGTCTTCTCTTTGTTGGGATCCTGTACTGGGTTGCATTCAGAAAAGAAATTCAGGCATTAAAGTAA
- a CDS encoding carbohydrate-binding protein, whose translation MNIRSKKRIFLIILSLFCLIQAAAATTIVAASDSSASSKASAQYVCDGSGDQSQINAALASGGTVQLTEGTFHTDGTILTTGNSVLKGQGPNKTIISMSGDYDARIDIAHDYTTVQDLQITTRGWLMIQASHIKVHNVVIQNSKKTAPTVNGMFFVWANGRVCEDIEFVDCQAIDVGSTGFNVNGMNSPRTTKNIRFVNCLALRCGNSGSGKIWAVGFDFHEGADLYDLQVTNCRAEDNWESGFYFEPNFVSGDDPNMDLPVQKNSVLTNCVSVNNGWRNTDPTRFYLSGYYLSCGVTLNNCVAINNRNNGFWVWQSAQDVILNNCSDDGSNYAFQFRTGTNIQLNNCVSKNARTYGIYAWGSDGVVVKNFKLINPKQSTGSISLGLREDHPNDPWPVTDCTFEIYVSGVDPAKVITYHNCANNQISINGYIATDPTTTITPDPTSNPTTTTIVTIPLPGQTVTQIPTPVAFGTSVIPGTILAADYNTGGEGVGYHDTTSGNQGGAYRSDDVDLEYSTGTDGPVVGYMRPGEWLAYTVTVGTAGVYDATFKVSSATDGNSFTVTMDDIPITTVVVPNTGSFDTYTTVKMPVYVLAGTHQMKVTTTGYHNLATMVFTTHTDTPLPTTTVTTVATTTVATTATSPPSTHGGTNIPGTILAENYDDGGEGVAYHDTTPGNQGGQYRSDDVDIEYSAAEGTNVLSYVRPGEWIRYTANVAAAGVFDVSFRVSTPKSGTSFVVQVDGMDACMVNVPNTGSFDTYTTVVQQISLPAGLHQIRINFNGYDNLEFMRFQPSGGAATTTTTATQTTTPISTSTLLPVPIPKSYGNGVIPGVIEAEDYNNGGEGVGYYDTTPGNTGGQYRNDDVDIEYSNGENSPVVSYIRAGEWLKYTVNVQSTTLYDVLFRVSSPQSGTTMNLQVDGSSVCQVVVPNTGSYDTYTTVTKQVSLAAGPHVLKLMAGGYQNLNWIQFKTHGLTQGAALLEVTANQTVVEPTSLPTVAEAVPMVTTGQPAQVETTTQANLTTPSVTMVQTVAMPTTSAPVETQTQISVSTPLPVITQSAPVQNVTTVQTAATTAAAITTVQTTAVPTTVAVNTTVIQTVTPVATVTDAPAPAGAPTYVPQPAGYTLPGRIEAENFKDGGEGIGYHMNTLNSTGGQYRNDLVPVHYSTVEKGYLVNNLTKDTWLAYAVNAPVAGNYTVALQASSQEKTRVLVQLDGADLCTLEVPGTQTCALTQTQKPVAIPAGTHTLTLKPLGTMTLDYLQFS comes from the coding sequence ATGAATATACGATCCAAAAAACGAATCTTCCTCATTATCCTCTCCTTATTCTGTCTGATACAGGCAGCAGCCGCAACAACGATCGTTGCGGCATCAGATAGTAGTGCGTCGTCGAAGGCGTCGGCTCAGTATGTCTGTGATGGTTCTGGTGACCAGTCGCAGATCAATGCTGCACTTGCTTCAGGAGGGACGGTACAGTTGACTGAAGGGACATTTCACACAGATGGAACGATCCTAACGACGGGCAACTCGGTGCTGAAGGGGCAGGGTCCCAACAAGACAATTATCAGCATGAGCGGAGATTACGACGCTCGTATTGATATTGCACATGACTATACCACGGTCCAGGATCTCCAGATCACTACCCGCGGATGGTTGATGATCCAGGCCAGTCATATCAAGGTCCATAATGTGGTGATCCAGAACTCCAAGAAGACCGCACCGACAGTCAATGGGATGTTCTTTGTCTGGGCCAATGGCAGGGTCTGTGAGGATATCGAGTTCGTCGACTGCCAGGCGATCGATGTCGGCTCGACTGGATTCAATGTGAACGGAATGAACTCACCCCGGACGACGAAGAATATCCGGTTCGTCAATTGCCTCGCACTCCGGTGTGGAAACTCTGGTTCCGGCAAGATCTGGGCGGTCGGCTTTGACTTCCACGAAGGGGCCGATCTCTATGACCTGCAGGTCACCAACTGCAGGGCAGAGGACAACTGGGAGTCAGGGTTCTATTTTGAGCCGAACTTTGTCAGTGGCGACGACCCGAATATGGATCTGCCGGTTCAGAAGAACAGTGTCTTGACCAACTGTGTCAGTGTCAATAATGGCTGGCGAAATACCGATCCAACGCGGTTCTATCTTTCAGGGTATTACCTGAGCTGCGGGGTCACTCTCAACAACTGCGTCGCCATTAATAACCGGAACAACGGGTTCTGGGTCTGGCAGAGTGCGCAGGATGTAATTCTGAACAACTGCTCAGATGACGGTTCGAACTACGCGTTCCAGTTCCGTACTGGTACAAACATCCAGTTGAATAATTGTGTCAGCAAGAATGCACGCACATATGGGATCTATGCTTGGGGTTCAGATGGCGTTGTGGTGAAGAACTTCAAGTTGATCAATCCGAAGCAGTCGACAGGGAGTATCTCCTTAGGTCTCCGTGAGGATCATCCAAACGATCCATGGCCGGTTACAGACTGTACCTTTGAGATCTATGTGAGCGGTGTCGATCCAGCAAAGGTGATCACCTATCACAACTGCGCAAACAACCAGATCTCGATCAACGGCTATATCGCTACAGATCCGACGACCACGATCACACCAGATCCAACATCGAACCCGACGACAACGACGATTGTTACGATCCCACTGCCTGGTCAGACCGTGACTCAGATACCGACACCGGTAGCCTTTGGGACATCAGTGATTCCGGGTACTATCCTGGCCGCTGACTATAATACTGGCGGTGAAGGTGTTGGGTATCATGACACCACCTCTGGAAACCAGGGTGGAGCCTACAGGTCCGATGATGTAGATCTTGAATACAGTACCGGTACAGACGGACCAGTGGTTGGATATATGAGACCTGGCGAATGGCTTGCTTATACCGTGACCGTTGGAACTGCAGGTGTCTATGATGCGACATTCAAGGTCTCCAGTGCGACCGATGGGAACTCGTTCACCGTCACGATGGATGATATCCCAATCACCACGGTGGTTGTGCCGAACACTGGTTCCTTTGACACCTATACGACTGTGAAGATGCCGGTCTATGTGCTCGCCGGTACGCATCAGATGAAGGTGACCACCACTGGGTATCATAACCTAGCAACGATGGTCTTCACCACACACACCGATACTCCACTGCCGACTACAACAGTCACCACCGTCGCAACGACAACAGTTGCGACAACAGCGACCTCTCCACCGTCGACGCATGGTGGGACGAACATCCCGGGTACTATCCTGGCGGAGAACTATGACGATGGTGGCGAGGGTGTGGCCTATCACGACACCACTCCTGGCAATCAGGGTGGACAGTACCGGAGTGACGATGTGGATATCGAATACTCCGCTGCAGAGGGAACCAATGTGCTCTCGTATGTCAGACCTGGCGAATGGATCCGGTATACTGCAAACGTGGCTGCAGCCGGCGTCTTTGATGTCTCCTTCAGGGTATCCACACCGAAGAGTGGGACCTCGTTTGTGGTTCAGGTGGATGGCATGGACGCCTGTATGGTGAATGTGCCGAACACTGGATCGTTTGACACGTATACGACTGTGGTCCAGCAGATCTCACTGCCGGCCGGACTCCACCAGATCCGGATAAACTTCAATGGTTACGATAACCTGGAATTCATGAGGTTCCAGCCCTCGGGTGGAGCGGCGACTACGACCACGACTGCGACGCAGACCACGACTCCGATCTCCACCAGCACTCTGCTGCCAGTGCCGATTCCCAAGTCATATGGTAATGGAGTCATCCCGGGTGTGATCGAGGCCGAAGACTACAACAATGGCGGCGAAGGCGTCGGGTACTACGATACCACCCCGGGAAACACCGGTGGGCAGTACCGCAACGACGATGTCGATATCGAGTACAGCAATGGTGAAAACAGCCCGGTGGTCAGTTATATCCGGGCCGGCGAATGGCTCAAATATACAGTGAATGTGCAGAGCACGACCCTCTACGATGTACTGTTCAGGGTTTCAAGCCCGCAGTCGGGTACGACGATGAACCTCCAGGTGGATGGTTCTTCAGTCTGTCAGGTGGTGGTTCCCAACACTGGGTCATACGACACCTATACGACGGTCACTAAGCAGGTGTCCCTCGCTGCGGGGCCGCATGTGCTGAAACTGATGGCAGGTGGATACCAGAATCTGAACTGGATCCAGTTCAAGACCCATGGGTTGACCCAGGGTGCTGCCCTCCTGGAGGTAACAGCGAATCAGACGGTTGTAGAGCCGACCTCACTGCCGACGGTCGCTGAAGCGGTACCGATGGTGACAACGGGGCAGCCAGCTCAGGTTGAGACCACAACTCAGGCGAACCTGACAACACCGTCAGTCACCATGGTCCAGACCGTTGCAATGCCGACCACCTCTGCGCCGGTGGAGACGCAGACTCAGATCTCGGTGAGCACGCCGCTACCGGTGATCACTCAGTCTGCTCCGGTCCAGAATGTTACCACCGTCCAGACGGCTGCCACCACGGCGGCTGCCATCACGACAGTGCAAACCACGGCCGTGCCAACAACAGTAGCGGTGAACACCACGGTCATCCAGACAGTTACTCCTGTTGCGACAGTGACTGATGCACCTGCGCCTGCAGGTGCCCCCACCTATGTGCCGCAACCGGCCGGCTACACCCTCCCAGGGCGGATAGAGGCCGAGAACTTTAAGGATGGCGGAGAGGGAATTGGGTATCATATGAACACCTTGAACAGCACCGGCGGGCAGTACCGGAACGATCTCGTTCCAGTCCACTACTCAACGGTTGAGAAAGGCTACCTGGTCAACAATCTGACGAAGGACACCTGGCTCGCCTATGCGGTCAATGCTCCTGTTGCTGGGAACTACACCGTGGCTCTGCAGGCATCCTCCCAGGAGAAGACCAGGGTCCTGGTTCAACTCGATGGTGCGGACCTCTGCACCCTTGAGGTACCGGGTACACAGACCTGTGCCCTGACCCAGACACAGAAGCCAGTGGCGATCCCGGCAGGGACTCATACCCTGACGCTGAAGCCTCTGGGAACCATGACTCTCGACTATCTCCAGTTCTCCTGA
- the mmp11 gene encoding methanogenesis marker protein 11 — protein sequence MANISDPYTTTYAKIAAVTDPTTNQVELIEFFDCIGGAMWCGHHYTQSPLVTSTRVVGSTMRYLLKEGKVTLDLVGSRFPAGISEVAVAGEEVGITYIGMGGGGVGAACARSNAAGVIRSRSDPAGGGKVASATIWVPARQRVLIGVDDTDTPEAGATWTLAHNIAKEVEDRESIYLSHTIVQLFPVPFRTKNCVGLVCEFATTDPAGLTSRFKALVEEYTLSDETGMAVFTGFDPAPLRPFGEQVKRGQVSWDDLQQIKDERLKIVLNGRGAIGAVAAIPFSTRYEEALELWNGHG from the coding sequence ATGGCGAACATCTCTGACCCGTACACGACGACCTACGCGAAGATCGCGGCGGTCACCGATCCGACCACCAATCAGGTCGAATTGATCGAGTTCTTCGACTGCATCGGTGGGGCAATGTGGTGTGGCCACCATTATACCCAGAGCCCGCTCGTCACCTCGACCAGGGTCGTCGGGTCCACGATGCGATACCTCCTCAAAGAGGGAAAGGTCACGCTCGACCTGGTGGGATCGCGGTTCCCGGCAGGGATCTCAGAGGTCGCGGTCGCCGGCGAGGAGGTCGGGATCACCTATATCGGCATGGGTGGTGGCGGTGTCGGCGCGGCCTGTGCACGATCGAACGCAGCAGGCGTGATCAGGAGCAGGAGCGACCCGGCCGGCGGAGGAAAGGTCGCGAGTGCGACGATCTGGGTGCCGGCCCGACAGCGGGTACTGATCGGTGTCGATGACACCGATACCCCTGAGGCCGGGGCCACCTGGACCCTCGCCCATAACATCGCAAAGGAGGTCGAAGACAGAGAGTCCATATACCTCTCCCATACGATCGTCCAGCTCTTTCCGGTCCCGTTCCGGACCAAGAACTGCGTCGGGCTGGTCTGTGAGTTCGCGACCACCGACCCTGCAGGGCTGACCAGCCGGTTCAAAGCACTGGTCGAAGAGTACACTCTCTCCGACGAGACCGGGATGGCCGTCTTCACCGGATTCGATCCCGCCCCACTCAGGCCGTTTGGTGAACAGGTGAAACGCGGCCAGGTCAGTTGGGACGATCTGCAACAGATCAAGGATGAACGGTTGAAGATCGTCCTGAACGGACGGGGGGCGATCGGTGCGGTGGCGGCGATCCCATTCTCAACGAGATATGAGGAGGCGCTCGAACTATGGAATGGACACGGCTGA